From the Planktothricoides raciborskii GIHE-MW2 genome, the window ACAATATTTGATCTAGTGATTCATACTTTATTTTATGTGCGATCGCCTAATGCAGGAGGTGGTTCAGTATCAGACGCACCTGGAGTTATCTGGTGTGCAATCAAACGCAACTGGACAGATATGGATATTGCCGAGTTTTTAGTGCATGAACTGACTCATAATCTTGTGTTTTTAGATGAATTATGTTATCAACACTATACTAATATGATCCAGTTGAGTGACAAAAAGCACTATGCCAAATCAAGCATTTTAAATAAACAACGTCCTCTGGATAAAGCATTTCATAGTCTGGTAGTTTCCCATGAGGTACTGCATTATCGCCAAGAAGCCGGAGAACCAAGCACTCCTCTTGTTCATCCGCCTTCTGAGCAAATGCTTTCGGCATCTTTAGCGACTATTAATAGTATCAAGGCTGTGATTGATAACAGCAACTTGGTGCAACCAAGATTTTACGAAATTTTAGCCAATATCGAAGTATCTTTACGTCAATTAGAGAAATCACTAAAGACAGTTGTTGCTGTTTAGGGTATGAGCGAAAAAATACATTCTTATCAGTATCTTCAGGACTATCGCTTTGAATGGTGGAATCCAGATTTTCTGGAACTTTTGGCTAAAAGGTTCAATCTATCCCAAATTAATAGTATTGCGGATATAGGTATAGGGTTGGCGCATTGGTCACGCCTCTTAATTCCATTTCTCTCTCAACCCTTACGTTTTGTGGGGGTTGATATTGAATATTTTTGGATTGAAAAAGCGAAAAAAACTTTTAAGAACATCCAAAAAGAAGTGGAGTTTTCTGAATTACATTTTATTCAAGATGATGCCCATAACCTCAGCTTACCCAGTAATAGTTTTGATTTAGTAACTTGTCAAACATTACTGATGCACTGCTACGATCCGAAAAAAGTCTTAGCAGAAATGAAACGGATTGCTAAACCAGGTGGACTAATCTTAGCAGTGGAACCCATAAATTTACTTAATCGCTTAGAATTTAGTTCCTTGATCAACAGCTTATCGGTTGAACATCAAACTTCTCTTTTTCAGTTTTGGTCATACTTTCATCAAGGAATCAGAGCAAAAGGCAAAGGAGATCATAATATAGGTGCTTATTTACCGGCTCTATTTCAGCAGGTTGGCTTAGAAAAAATAGCCGTTTATCAAAATGATCGAGTTTATGATTCAAAAAGTGATGACTCGATTAGTGTTGAAGATATCCTCATGGAATATAGGAAGCCAGAAACCGCTGAAATGATTATGGCTGGGGGAGGTAATGACCAGATTATTGCTGAAGGACTCGAATCTGCCAAATTTCTCGCTGAATTGATCGTCTCTGAAATCCAGAATCATAATTATTATGCTACCGGGTTTCTCAATACATTTATATTCAGCGGCTTTAAGTCAGAGTAAATTTTTTAGGGATGCCATTGAATCATAAAAACGCAATTCCTAAATTAACATAAACCTAGGGACACGGCAATGCCGTGTCCTGATTTTAGTTGGCATAAGCGATCGCCCCTCTTATCCTGGTGCCAATATAATTCTCATTGGTTATTCTTGAGAGGAGATCGCTTATCCTATCATCCTATCCCTCATCCTGCATTCTTTGTCTCTTGGTGGAGAGTAGAGTCAAAATGCAAAATGCTTTATAATAAAATTACCAGTATAGAAAAAATTTAAGATGCAAAGTATTAGAGTGCGATTCGCGCAAGCTATCCGCTTTGCGGAATCGCGGATTGGCAAAAATGGAATTGTACAGATTCAGTTACCGGAAGTCACAGAAGGCACTGAAGTAGATATTATTGTGGTTTATGAATCCACATCAACGGCAAAAGACACCAAAAAAATGAGCGATCGCTTTTATGGCTGTATTCAGGATGAAACATTCCTCCGACATCCACAACCAGAACCAGCAGAAAGAGAAACATTTTGATGCTGTACTTACTAGACACCAATACCTGTTTATCTCAAAGGCAAAAATATCCATTTAAAGCAAAAAAAAACACCGATCAAATCTGAGGATCGCATCAAAGACTATACTGAATTCAAGTAGGGACTTAGACCAGCCGTGTCCTGATTTTTGCAGCCGCGATCGCCCCTCTTTTTCTCTGGTCAGCATAATTATTCTGATTGATGATGATTAATTATTATTGAGAGGTGATCGCTATTTTGTTAGTTTACCATGCGATCGCCCACCAATTGTTTTGCTAGAATAAGTTTTGCTCAAGTCAAAAAACACATCTATGCACCCTCAACTCATCAAAACAGCGGCCATTCAAACATCCTATTCCGAAGAACACAACCGCAACGTCAAAAAAATCAGTGAATTAGTCCGAGAAGCGGCAGCTAAAGGCGCTCAAGTCATCTTACCTTCAGAATTATTTGAAGGACATTATTTTTGTAAAGAAGAACACGAGAAATTTTTTGACTGGGCGCATCCCGTCGAAGGACATCCCACCATTCATCATTTCCAGAAAATTGCCGCCGAATTAGGGGTCGTCGTGCCGGTTTCTTTTTTTGAAAAAGCAGGCCAGTCTTATTACAATAGTGTGGCGATCGTGAATGCGGATGGGTCTTTATTAGGGATTTACCGCAAAAGTCATATTCCCGATGGCCCAGGATATGAAGAAAAATTTTATTTCCGACCGGGAAATACCGGATTTCGGGCTTGGTCAACCCGATTTGGCACCATTGGGGTAGGAATTTGTTGGGATCAATGGTTTCCCGAATGTGCCAGAGCAATGGTGCTCATGGGAGCAGATATCTTACTTTATCCCACGGCGATCGGCAGCGAACCCCAACAGGCGGATTTAAATACTAAAGACCCTTGGCAACGGGTGATGATTGGTCATGCGGTGGCGAATATTGTCCCGGTGGTGGCAGCAAACCGGATCGGCACCGAAGACGGACAAACTTTTTACGGTCATTCTTTTATTGCCAATCACTTCGGGGATAAAGTGGCAGAATTAGGTGCCGACGAAGAGGGGATTATTTATGCCACCTTCGATCGCGCCGAAATTACCCGGACAAGGGCGGCTTTTGGCTTTTTCCGCGATCGCCGTCCCGAACTTTACGGTCTTCTCAGTAGTGTTGATGGCATCTAATATCAAGTCGGTTCGATCGCTTACAAAAACAATCCTCTCTCATTAAGATGGATTCCCGCAGGAGTTTACCCCCGCGAAAGCCGCCATCGGCTGGAATGACAGGGCTTTGTAGATAATCAACGAATACACGGACTTGATATAATTCGCCGGAATGGGAACCTTAAACCCCAGCCACGCATCTAGACGATATCTGGATGATATTTATACGATATCTATACGATATCTATGGAGTATTTTTGTTTCAATTATTGGCATATTTTTGCCTAATTGATGGTCTAGGTGATGGTTGGGTAAGTTTAAAATTAGTCAAGTTTTGTAAACATTTATAAACTTGAGCCAGCGCTCGAAAAATTCCGGGAAATTCGACCATTGACCGGGGAGGGAAAAAAACATCGATCGC encodes:
- a CDS encoding class I SAM-dependent methyltransferase translates to MSEKIHSYQYLQDYRFEWWNPDFLELLAKRFNLSQINSIADIGIGLAHWSRLLIPFLSQPLRFVGVDIEYFWIEKAKKTFKNIQKEVEFSELHFIQDDAHNLSLPSNSFDLVTCQTLLMHCYDPKKVLAEMKRIAKPGGLILAVEPINLLNRLEFSSLINSLSVEHQTSLFQFWSYFHQGIRAKGKGDHNIGAYLPALFQQVGLEKIAVYQNDRVYDSKSDDSISVEDILMEYRKPETAEMIMAGGGNDQIIAEGLESAKFLAELIVSEIQNHNYYATGFLNTFIFSGFKSE
- a CDS encoding HEXXH motif-containing putative peptide modification protein, which produces MFYLDGYKNCIKTVFLLACSNQEQKINSLEELKNQYICFLNQHFSETPIPTEANLDQFCFDIERIKKIAVKYQEDGILTDLKTKIDLNTPIASMEEALSYVKKGQILLNQVNPSLGTIFDLVIHTLFYVRSPNAGGGSVSDAPGVIWCAIKRNWTDMDIAEFLVHELTHNLVFLDELCYQHYTNMIQLSDKKHYAKSSILNKQRPLDKAFHSLVVSHEVLHYRQEAGEPSTPLVHPPSEQMLSASLATINSIKAVIDNSNLVQPRFYEILANIEVSLRQLEKSLKTVVAV
- the aguB gene encoding N-carbamoylputrescine amidase, whose translation is MHPQLIKTAAIQTSYSEEHNRNVKKISELVREAAAKGAQVILPSELFEGHYFCKEEHEKFFDWAHPVEGHPTIHHFQKIAAELGVVVPVSFFEKAGQSYYNSVAIVNADGSLLGIYRKSHIPDGPGYEEKFYFRPGNTGFRAWSTRFGTIGVGICWDQWFPECARAMVLMGADILLYPTAIGSEPQQADLNTKDPWQRVMIGHAVANIVPVVAANRIGTEDGQTFYGHSFIANHFGDKVAELGADEEGIIYATFDRAEITRTRAAFGFFRDRRPELYGLLSSVDGI